A window of Pelomonas sp. SE-A7 genomic DNA:
CTGAGCTACACCGGACCGGCCCGCCGCGCCGGCGAGGGCCTCTTGATCATCGACCCGCTGGACGTGGGTGAGAAGCAGCGCCGGGCCTGGACCTATCTGCCGGGTCAGCGCCGGGTCAAGGTCGCGCCCGACCTGGCCTTCGACACGCCCAACCCCGGCACGGCCGGTGCGTCGACCTTCGACGACACCTTCATCTTCAATGGCTCGATGGACCGCTTCGACTTCAAGCTGGTCGGCAAGAAGGAGATGATTGTTCCGTACAACGCCTATGCGGCGGTCTATGGGGCCAAGCAGGACGATCTGCTCAAGGCCAAGCACCTGAATCCCGACCTGGTGCGCTGGGAGCTGCACCGCGTCTGGGTCGTCGAGGCGACCCTGCGCGAAGGCAAGCGCCATGTCTACAGCAAGCGCACCTTCTACCTGGACGAGGATTCCTGGGCGGCCCTGGCCTCGGATTCGTACGACGCCCGCGGCCAGCTCTACCGTGCCGGCTTTGCCTACATGGCACCGAGCTACGACCTGCCGGCCCCGTACACCGACATGTTCGGCCACTACGACCTGATCGGCGGTGTCTACGCGCTGACCGGCTTCATCGCCGAAACCGGCGGCCTGCGCCACACCAAGCCGCTGGCCGAGCGTGAATGGACGCCGGATTCGCTGGCCGGCGCCGGCATCCGCTGATAGTCGGACCATGAAGCGCATCGTGCTCCCGCTGCTGCTGGCGGCGGCCGCTATGGCGGCCTCGGCCGCCGGCTTCCGCGACCCGCTGGACCAGCCGGCCCAGGCCAGTCGCCTGGCGCCCAAGGCCTCGTTGTCGGCGGTGGCGCGGGTCGGCGCCGGCCTGGTCGTCGCCGGTTCGCGCGGCCATGTGCTGCGCTCCGACGACGAAGGCCGGACCTGGCAGCAGGCCTCGGTGCCGGTCAGCTCCGACCTGGTGGCGCTGAGCTTCCCGGACGCGCTGCACGGCTGGGCCGTGGGCCACGATGCCGTCATCCTCGCCAGCAGCGACGGCGGCAAGAGCTGGCAGCGCCAGTTCGATGGTCGCCAGCTGGGGCCCCAGGGGGCCGAGAGCCCGCTGCTCGATGTCTGGTTCGACGACGCGAGTCGCGGCTGGGCGGTCGGCGCCTTCGGCCAGATCCTGAGCACCGGCGACGGTGGCAAGACCTGGACCGGCTTGCCCGCGGCGCAGAGCGACAACCCCAAGGCCCTGCACCTGTATGCGGTGCGCCGCATTGCCGGCAGCCTCTACCTGGCCGGCGAGCAGGGCCTCTTGCTGCGCTGGGACGACAAGGCGCAGCGCTTCGCAGCGCTCAGCCAGCCCTATGCCGGCACGCTGTTCGGCATCACCGGCGACGGCGGCCTGCTGCTGATCCACGGCCTGCGCGGCCATGCGCTGCGCAGCGTGGATGGTGGCAGGAGCTGGGAGCCGGTTGCCACCGGCCTGCAGGTCGGCCTGACCGGCAGCGCCCGCACGGCCGAAGGCCACTGGCTGCTGGCCAGCCAGGCCGGCCATGTGCTGCTCAGCCGCGACGAGGGCCGCAGCTTCCAGCCACTGAAGCTGCAGCGGCCGCTGCCCATCTCCGGTCTGGCCACGGTCGGCCAGCGCGGCCTGCTGCTGGTCGGTCCGCGCGGCCTGCAGACCCAGAACCTGCCCTGAGGGCCCGAGGACCTTATGCACGGCCCGATAGAACAAGCCGAACTGCTGCCGGCCACGCTGGAACAGTTCGACACCCGCTCCGGCTCGCGCCTGGAGCGCGCCGTCTTCAACCATCGCCGCTGGGGTCTGCTGCTTTGCCTGCTCGCCACCGTGGTGCTGGCCTGGGCGGCATTGACGAAGCTGAAGCTGAACGCCAGCTTCGAGAAGATGATTCCGCGCAGCCATCCGCACATCCAGGCCTACCTGGAGCACAAGCTGGAGCTGCGCGGCCTGGGCAACTCGCTGCGCCTGGTCGTCGAGAACCCGAGCGGCGAC
This region includes:
- a CDS encoding DUF1329 domain-containing protein, with product MKNQSINLLLALMAVGSLPALAGVTAEEAKQLGGLLTGVGAEKGANKDGSIPAYTGGLTTLPAGYKSGDGIRPNPYSSEKPRYSIDAKSLAQYADKLTEGSKALLQKYPASFRIDVYPTQRSVAFPKWVIEGTAKNAVKAKTTNDGRSIADAHAGFPFPIPKNGYEAMWNHLLRFNGQAYEAKYRNLNVDASGRPILATEGVSTQEYPYWDPAKTSDTYWKIKLSYTGPARRAGEGLLIIDPLDVGEKQRRAWTYLPGQRRVKVAPDLAFDTPNPGTAGASTFDDTFIFNGSMDRFDFKLVGKKEMIVPYNAYAAVYGAKQDDLLKAKHLNPDLVRWELHRVWVVEATLREGKRHVYSKRTFYLDEDSWAALASDSYDARGQLYRAGFAYMAPSYDLPAPYTDMFGHYDLIGGVYALTGFIAETGGLRHTKPLAEREWTPDSLAGAGIR
- a CDS encoding YCF48-related protein; the encoded protein is MKRIVLPLLLAAAAMAASAAGFRDPLDQPAQASRLAPKASLSAVARVGAGLVVAGSRGHVLRSDDEGRTWQQASVPVSSDLVALSFPDALHGWAVGHDAVILASSDGGKSWQRQFDGRQLGPQGAESPLLDVWFDDASRGWAVGAFGQILSTGDGGKTWTGLPAAQSDNPKALHLYAVRRIAGSLYLAGEQGLLLRWDDKAQRFAALSQPYAGTLFGITGDGGLLLIHGLRGHALRSVDGGRSWEPVATGLQVGLTGSARTAEGHWLLASQAGHVLLSRDEGRSFQPLKLQRPLPISGLATVGQRGLLLVGPRGLQTQNLP